In a single window of the Diospyros lotus cultivar Yz01 chromosome 10, ASM1463336v1, whole genome shotgun sequence genome:
- the LOC127812187 gene encoding tetraspanin-19, which yields MGRMARSCIQSVLKLMNSLIGMVGIAMILYGLWMIRDWQRQMSHRPSPFVGPDSPPPWFMYTFLALGISLCVITCSGHVAAETANGCCLYCYMLFIFFLIVLEAAVTADVFLNHKWEEDFPADPTGYFDDFKHFVKKNFEMCKWIGLTVVCVEGLCILLAMILKALGPHQERYYDSDDDYSPDRVPLLKNYVHPPYVVGDPIHRSKNDSWQIKINDKANK from the exons ATGGGGAGGATGGCGAGGAGCTGCATACAGTCGGTTCTGAAGCTGATGAATTCGTTGATTGGCATGGTCGGTATCGCCATGATTCTATATGGCTTGTGGATGATTAGGGATTGGCAAAGGCAAATGAGTCATCGTCCTTCCCCTTTCGTCGGTCCCGACTCTCCTCCTCCCTG GTTCATGTACACTTTTCTTGCCCTTGGGATCTCTTTGTGTGTGATCACGTGTTCTGGGCATGTTGCAGCAGAGACTGCTAATGGTTGCTGCCTCTATTGC TATAtgctgttcatcttcttcttaattGTGCTGGAAGCTGCGGTGACTGCTGATGTATTTCTGAACCACAAATGGGAGGAG GACTTTCCAGCGGATCCAACTGGGTATTTTGATGACTTCAAACATTTTGTCAAGAAGAATTTTGAAATGTGCAAATGGATTGGCTTGACAGTTGTTTGTGTcgag GGACTCTGTATATTACTGGCTATGATTCTGAAAGCTTTGGGGCCGCATCAAGAAAGATACTATGACAGTGATGATGACTATTCTCCAGATAGGGTCCCACTCTTAAAGAATTATGTCCATCCACCTTACGTTGTTGGTGACCCCATCCATAGATCCAAGAATGATTCTTggcaaataaaaattaatgacaAG GCAAACAAGTAA